In the Sulfolobales archaeon genome, GTATCCATGGTTTATATACCCTTTAACCCCGTATATACTAGAAAGCACTATGAAGATCGGGTTTCTGGGGCCTGAGAAGTCATTCACTTGGGAGGCTGCTGTGAGATCCCTCGCTGGGGAATATATAGCTATGGATAGTATTTCAAGCGTATTTGAGGGTGTTGAGAAGGGATATATAGATCTAGGGGTTGTGCCATATATAAACAGTCTTGAGGGGCCTGTGGGCGAGGTTATAGATAACCTAGCAACCAGAGATCCATTTATAATAAGGGTTGTTGAGATGAAGATAACGTTATGCCTAGCAGCTAGGGGGGTTCCAAAGATTATATATACACATCCCCATGCAGCTGGCCAGGCTAGGAGGAAAATATCCGAGCTCGGGGCACAGGTGATCTTTACTAGAAGCACCTCAGAAGCCGTTGAGATC is a window encoding:
- a CDS encoding prephenate dehydratase domain-containing protein — translated: YPWFIYPLTPYILESTMKIGFLGPEKSFTWEAAVRSLAGEYIAMDSISSVFEGVEKGYIDLGVVPYINSLEGPVGEVIDNLATRDPFIIRVVEMKITLCLAARGVPKIIYTHPHAAGQARRKISELGAQVIFTRSTSEAVEIFKRGCIDCGVIASPKAMEDIEDKICGIEDGDSRTRFAIISMSRKPLGRYTHTAIIFTVPNRPGALYRALSPIAEASINMSFIYSRPTRLSPWQYFFLAELECYECDEALDNMKRYTTSLKIVGKYAIESI